A part of Luteolibacter flavescens genomic DNA contains:
- a CDS encoding glycosyltransferase family 4 protein, which produces MNGSKIAAVGDASEVGCWSGIPFHFLQACRQAGFATEPWRIDLSQITWQRYAWNGLQGLRGRKGGFQYSPWFLHMIESQIPSELWEGDIITFNQHFPRATTVARRGGQLSHYLDAPFVALASGRGLDLRLPSRVVRQAIALERENYSASKRVITMGRWAAEAIKAECGVPPSRVHVILPGANLELPDGWMFPEHVSRAGVERPFTLGFVGKDWLRKGLMLVIAVRDELARRGWQVQVRAAGDAPHELQRREGVEFAGFIDKSRNPEDFVRFLASCDLGCLFSEREALGISTLEFLRVGVPVAGFAHEGMADTLPLDAGFRFESGSDCRSIADAVEYYLQDEVRQARFRANARCWSEKVTWERCIGEFQELWTTGTVANPVQPWRGLPTVATP; this is translated from the coding sequence ATGAACGGCAGCAAAATTGCAGCGGTGGGCGACGCCTCTGAAGTCGGATGCTGGAGTGGCATCCCGTTTCACTTCTTGCAAGCGTGTCGTCAGGCAGGCTTCGCGACGGAGCCGTGGCGGATCGACCTCTCGCAAATCACCTGGCAGCGCTATGCTTGGAACGGGCTTCAGGGCCTTCGTGGCAGAAAAGGCGGGTTTCAATACTCTCCCTGGTTCCTGCACATGATCGAATCCCAAATCCCTAGCGAACTATGGGAGGGCGACATCATCACCTTCAATCAACACTTTCCGCGTGCCACCACGGTTGCTCGCCGCGGCGGCCAGCTCAGTCACTATCTCGATGCCCCCTTTGTCGCCTTGGCAAGCGGCAGGGGCCTCGACCTCCGCCTTCCGTCCCGTGTCGTCAGACAAGCCATCGCCCTCGAACGGGAAAACTATTCCGCGAGCAAGAGGGTCATAACCATGGGACGCTGGGCTGCGGAAGCCATCAAAGCGGAATGCGGCGTGCCACCCTCCAGGGTGCATGTCATTCTCCCCGGTGCCAACCTTGAATTACCCGACGGCTGGATGTTCCCGGAGCATGTCTCCCGCGCGGGTGTGGAGCGCCCCTTTACCCTGGGATTCGTGGGCAAGGATTGGCTGCGAAAGGGCCTCATGCTGGTTATCGCAGTCCGCGATGAGCTGGCCCGGCGCGGATGGCAGGTGCAGGTGCGCGCGGCTGGGGATGCCCCCCACGAACTCCAACGGCGCGAGGGGGTGGAATTCGCGGGGTTCATCGACAAGTCAAGGAACCCGGAAGACTTTGTCCGCTTTCTCGCCTCTTGCGATCTGGGCTGCCTGTTCTCGGAACGCGAGGCCCTCGGAATCTCCACCCTGGAGTTTCTCCGGGTCGGAGTGCCAGTGGCAGGCTTCGCGCATGAAGGAATGGCTGACACCCTCCCTCTGGATGCCGGCTTCCGGTTCGAATCGGGGAGCGACTGCCGCTCGATTGCAGATGCCGTGGAATACTATCTCCAGGATGAAGTGCGCCAGGCCCGCTTCCGCGCCAACGCGCGATGCTGGTCCGAAAAGGTGACTTGGGAACGATGCATCGGTGAATTCCAAGAGCTCTGGACCACCGGGACAGTTGCAAATCCGGTCCAGCCGTGGCGAGGCCTACCCACGGTCGCGACCCCATGA
- a CDS encoding FkbM family methyltransferase, whose amino-acid sequence MKQTVQNLKWLSSHPLTRQRPFTTWGRWFYWQARQLVTSKPKIASFPGGLKLAIHPHEGLTGYWYVGLDFDFDEFQFLSRYLRPGELFYDVGSNAGVYACYAASLACKVVAFEPIPKAFRRLEENIFLNGFRDIVSAVNMAVGACPGSLNMTLDNGTGNRVVADGEATEKLIEVKVTTIDEAASEQAPEFMKIDVEGFEWEVAQGARSTLRSPRLQALLIETFRSHNWQLERLRKLEDELAACGFHPFEYEAEGNTLRRLHDKAEGGNNTLYLKSEEFVLQRLTETRSSQAGQAP is encoded by the coding sequence ATGAAACAGACCGTTCAGAACCTGAAATGGTTGTCCAGCCATCCCTTGACACGCCAGAGGCCATTCACGACTTGGGGACGCTGGTTTTATTGGCAGGCTAGGCAACTCGTCACCTCCAAGCCGAAAATCGCCTCCTTCCCGGGGGGATTGAAGCTGGCGATCCATCCTCACGAGGGCCTCACAGGCTACTGGTATGTCGGGCTCGACTTTGACTTTGACGAGTTCCAGTTCCTCAGCCGCTATCTCCGACCCGGCGAGTTGTTTTACGACGTCGGATCCAACGCAGGGGTGTATGCCTGCTACGCCGCCAGCTTGGCATGCAAGGTGGTAGCCTTCGAACCGATACCAAAGGCATTCCGCCGGCTCGAGGAGAACATCTTTCTCAATGGATTTCGCGATATTGTCTCAGCGGTTAACATGGCTGTCGGCGCGTGTCCCGGGTCCTTGAATATGACCTTGGACAACGGCACCGGCAACCGGGTGGTCGCCGATGGAGAAGCGACAGAGAAGTTGATCGAGGTGAAGGTCACCACGATTGACGAAGCGGCCTCGGAGCAAGCGCCGGAGTTCATGAAAATCGATGTCGAGGGGTTTGAGTGGGAGGTTGCACAAGGGGCTCGCTCGACGCTGCGCAGTCCCCGCCTCCAAGCCCTGCTGATCGAGACCTTCCGTTCCCACAACTGGCAGCTGGAGCGGCTCCGCAAACTTGAAGACGAGTTGGCGGCATGCGGGTTCCATCCATTCGAGTACGAGGCCGAGGGCAATACCCTCCGGCGGCTCCACGACAAAGCGGAAGGAGGAAACAATACCCTCTACTTGAAGTCGGAAGAATTCGTCCTCCAGAGACTCACGGAAACACGTTCTTCGCAAGCCGGACAGGCCCCATGA
- a CDS encoding glycosyltransferase, with translation MKILHILATPRAEGTPNLVLDWLGTGLHEQEVFVLHSQPSHLSDRLRDAASWYGETDTFQLGKGKFVAIARRVREVCVARRPQLVICWTTGFSNWVCLGAKSAGNARLLVHCGNPTNRSFKHDWITRYVTWPLSALGAKCICCSDFVRNSYQAVPGVSSALFHTVYNCSRAEQVSRIAAEARRCKTADQAPTAIMVATLERHKDHVSLLQALPAIISSIPDFRLWLAGEGSLREELEILVDQLGMRSCVSFLGMRDDVPSLLGQADMFVFSTTRQEGLGSVLLEALAAGLPIVATDVPACRELLRDGAHGTLVPPADAAALARAIIAVLSGPTCEAALSQDYAQGFTASRMIAGYLEIANPPADDLS, from the coding sequence ATGAAAATCCTTCACATTCTCGCAACCCCCCGGGCAGAGGGGACGCCCAACCTCGTCCTGGACTGGCTGGGCACGGGCCTGCACGAGCAAGAAGTCTTCGTTCTCCACAGTCAGCCCTCCCATCTCAGCGACAGGCTCCGGGACGCGGCGTCTTGGTATGGGGAAACCGACACCTTCCAACTCGGCAAGGGCAAATTTGTCGCAATCGCGCGGCGCGTCCGTGAAGTGTGCGTGGCCCGGCGACCCCAGCTGGTGATCTGTTGGACCACTGGCTTTTCCAATTGGGTCTGCCTAGGAGCCAAGTCCGCCGGCAACGCCCGGCTCCTGGTGCACTGTGGAAATCCCACCAATCGGAGCTTCAAGCACGACTGGATTACACGATACGTCACATGGCCCTTGTCCGCGCTGGGAGCCAAGTGCATATGCTGCTCGGATTTCGTGAGGAATTCCTACCAAGCGGTTCCGGGCGTTTCGTCAGCGCTTTTTCACACCGTTTACAACTGCTCCCGCGCCGAACAGGTCTCCCGCATTGCCGCGGAAGCGCGCCGGTGCAAGACGGCAGACCAGGCGCCGACGGCGATCATGGTCGCCACGCTTGAGCGCCACAAGGATCACGTGTCGCTCCTCCAAGCGCTTCCGGCGATCATCTCCAGTATCCCGGACTTCCGCCTCTGGCTGGCGGGAGAAGGCTCCCTGAGGGAAGAACTCGAAATTCTCGTCGACCAGCTCGGGATGCGGTCTTGCGTCAGCTTCTTGGGAATGCGGGACGACGTCCCTTCGCTCCTGGGACAAGCCGACATGTTCGTGTTCTCCACCACCCGGCAGGAAGGCCTGGGATCCGTCCTTCTTGAAGCCCTGGCCGCGGGCTTGCCCATCGTGGCCACCGATGTGCCTGCCTGCCGCGAGCTGCTCCGGGACGGTGCTCATGGCACCCTCGTCCCCCCTGCGGATGCCGCAGCGCTCGCGCGCGCCATCATCGCGGTGCTCTCCGGGCCGACCTGCGAGGCGGCCCTGTCGCAAGATTACGCCCAGGGCTTCACCGCGTCGCGCATGATCGCGGGCTACTTGGAAATCGCCAATCCGCCAGCCGATGATTTATCATGA